From Mus musculus strain C57BL/6J chromosome 17, GRCm38.p6 C57BL/6J, the proteins below share one genomic window:
- the Srrm2 gene encoding serine/arginine repetitive matrix protein 2 isoform 2 (isoform 2 is encoded by transcript variant 2) yields MLLEKDVNPGAKEETPGQRPVVTETHQLAELNEKKNERLRAAFGISDSYVDGSSFDPQRRAREAKQIAPEPPKPYSLVRETSSSRSPTPKQKKKKKKKDRGRRSESSSPRRERKKSSKKKKHRSESESKKRKHRSPTPKSKRKSKDKKRKRSRSTTPAPKSRRAHRSTSADSASSSDTSRSRSRSAAAKIHTTALTGQSPPLASGHQGEGDAPSVEPGATNIQQPSSPAPSTKQSSSPYEDKDKKEKSAVRPSPSPERSSTGPELPAPTPLLVEQHVDSPRPLAAIPSSQEPVNPSSEASPTRGCSPPKSPEKPPQSTSSESCPPSPQPTKGSRHASSSPESLKPTPAPGSRREISSSPTSKNRSHGRAKRDKSHSHTPSHRAGRSRSPATKRGRSRSRTPTKRGHSRSRSPQWRRSRSAQRWGKSRSPQRRGRSRSPQRPGWSRSRNTQRRGRSRSARRGRSHSRSPATRGRSRSRTPARRGRSRSRTPARRRSRSRTPARRRSRSRTPARRGRSRSRTPARRRSRTRSPVRRRSRSRSQARRSGRSRSRTPARRSGRSRSRTPARRGRSRSRTPARRSARSRSRTPARRGRSRSRTPARRRSRSRSLVRRGRSHSRTPQRRGRSGSSSERKNKSRTSQRRSRSNSSPEMKKSHVSSRRSRSLSSPRSKAKSLRRSLSGSSPCPKQKSQTPTRRSRSGSSPPKQKSKTPPRQSRSNSPQPKVKSGTPPRPGSVTNMQADECTATPQRQSHSESSPDGEVKSRTPSRQSCSGSSPRVKSSTPPRQSPSRSSSPQPKVKTVISPRGRSHSSSSSPSPSRVTSRTPQRKSRSISPCPKVDSRLRHSRSRSSSPDSKMELGTPLRHSGSTSPYLKSMLQTPPDQNLSGSKSPCPQKSRDSPTGSSGSFHLCPGVTPSSIVPGESCFSASFVQQKGHTQTWPDTSSPEVMQTQVESPLLQSKSQTSPKGSLSRSSSPVTELTARSPVKQDKSEISTDPKLKSGMSPEQSKTKPDSSIYPLVDSKSFLVQSRLEPSELKERLGLIQEDVASSCIPRDKFSPTQDRPESSTVLKVTPRVLLKERSGAGSPPGKRDQKSLLPNSSQDELMEVEKSEQPLSQVLPSLSPEHKEMPGSNIESSPEVEERPAVLSALDQSQSQPSKAAETPAVASCWSGPQVSPEHKELSHSPPRENSFESSLEFKNSGPVSEVNTGFSPEVKEELNGSFLNQTEADPSVDMKEQSRSSRRSSSELSPEVVEKVGLFSSQKVSSPVLETVQQRTPSRERSSSASPELKDGLPRTPSRRSRSGSSPGLRDGSGTPSRHSLSGSSPGMKDTPQTPSRGRSECDSSPEPKALPQTPRARSHSPSSPERNNKSVTPQRERSGSESSVEQKNLARTSPGQRSRSGSSQELDGKPSASPQERSESDSSPDSKPKTRTPLRQRSHSGSSPEVDSKSRHSPRLSRSGSSPEMKDKPRVLQRAQSGTDSSPEHKIPAPRALPRHSRSGSSSKERGPSPEGSSSSESSPEHAPKSRTARRGSRSSIEPKTKSHTPPRRRSSRSSPELTRKARVSRRSRSASSSPEIRSRTPPRRRRSPSVSSPEPTEKSRSSRRRRSVSSPRTKTTSRRGRSPSPKPRGLQRSRSRSRREKTRTTRRRDRSGSSQSTSRRRQRSRSRSRVTRRRRGGSGYHSRSPTRQESSRTSSRRRRGRSRTPLTSRKRSRSRTSPAPWKRSRSRASPATHRRSRSRTPLISRRRSRSRTSPVSRRRSRSVNRRRSRSRASPVSRRRSRSRTPPVTRRRSRSRTPTRRRSRSRTPPVTRRRSRSRTPPVTRRRSRSRTSPVTRRRSRSRTSPVTRRRSRSRTSPVTRRRSRSRTSPVTRRRSRSRTPPAIRRRSRSRTPLLPRKRSRSRSPLAIRRRSRSRTPRAARGKRSLTRSPPAIRRRSASGSSSDRSRSATPPATRNHSGSRTPPVALSSSRMSCFSRPSMSPTPLDRCRSPGMLEPLGSARTPMSVLQQTGGSMMDGPGPRIPDHPRSSVPENHAQSRIALALTAISLGTARPPPSMSAAGLAARMSQVPAPVPLMSLRTAPAANLASRIPAASAAAMNLASARTSAIPASVNLADSRTPAAAAAMNLASPRTAVAPSAVNLADPRTPAASAVNLAGARTPAALAALSLTGSGTPPTAANYPSSSRTPQAPTPANLVVGPRSAHGTAPVNIAGSRTPAGLAPTNLSSSRMAPALSGANLTSPRVPLSAYDRVSGRTSPLMLDRARSRTPPSAPSQSRMTSERERAPSPASRMVQASSQSLLPPAQDRPRSPVPSAFSDQSRSVVQTTPVAGSQSLSSGTVAKSTSSASDHNGMLSGPAPGISHAEGGEPPASTGAQQPSTLAALQPAKERRSSSSSSSSSSSSSSSSSSSSSSSSSGSSSSDSEGSSLPAQPEVALKRVPSPTPVPKEAIREGRPQEPTPAKRKRRSSSSSSSSSSSSSSSSSSSSSSSSSSSSSSSSSSSSSSSSSSPSPAKPGPQALPKPASPKKPPPGERRSRSPRKPIDSLRDSRSLSYSPVERRQPSPQPSPRDLQSSERVSWRGQRGDSHSPGHKRKETPSPRSNRHRSSRSP; encoded by the exons GTCTCGAAGTGCTGCTGCTAAAATTCATACAACAGCCTTGACTGGGCAAAGTCCTCCCCTTGCTTCAGGGCATCAAGGGGAGGGAGATGCACCTTCTGTTGAACCAGGTGCCACCAACATACAACAACCTAGTAGCCCAGCTCCCTCTACAAAGCAATCTAGCAGTCCTTATGAAGACAAAGATAAGAAAGAG AAATCTGCAGTTCGACCTAGCCCCTCTCCGGAAAGGAGCAGCACAGGGCCAGAACTACCTGCCCCTACTCCGCTCCTTGTTGAGCAACATGTCGACTCCCCACGACCCCTTGCAGCAATCCCGTCCAGTCAGGAGCCAGTTAACCCCTCATCTGAGGCTTCCCCAACCCGGGGCTGTTCACCACCTAAGTCTCCTGAGAAACCTCCCCAGTCTACTTCCTCAGAAAGTTGCCCACCATCCCCTCAACCTACCAAAGGTTCTCGGCATGCCAGCTCTTCTCCTGAAAGTCTTAAACCCACACCAGCTCCTGGGTCCCGTCGAGAGATTTCTTCTTCACCCACATCTAAGAATCGCTCGCATGGCAGAGCAAAGCGGGATAAATCTCATTCTCATACCCCATCTCATAGAGCAGGGAGGTCTCGTAGTCCTGCCACTAAGAGGGGACGGTCTCGATCTAGAACCCCCACCAAGAGAGGTCACTCCAGGTCCCGGTCCCCTCAGTGGAGAAGGTCAAGATCTGCACAGAGGTGGGGAAAATCTAGAAGTCCCCAGAGGCGTGGCCGTTCAAGGTCTCCTCAGAGGCCAGGTTGGTCCAGGAGCAGAAATACCCAGAGAAGAGGCAGGTCTAGGTCAGCAAGGCGAGGCAGATCACATTCTAGATCTCCAGCTACTAGGGGCAGATCCCGATCTAGAACACCAGCTAGAAGGGGTAGGTCTCGGTCCAGAACACCTGCCAGGCGAAGATCACGATCCAGAACACCTGCCAGGCGTAGGTCTCGGTCTAGAACACCAGCTCGCAGGGGCAGGTCCAGATCAAGAACACCCGCTCGCCGCAGGTCTAGGACACGATCACCAGTTCGAAGGAGGTCTCGGAGTAGATCCCAAGCTAGGAGAAGTGGTAGGTCTAGGTCCAGAACACCAGCCAGGAGAAGTGGCAGGTCAAGATCTAGAACACCAGCCAGGAGAGGGAGGTCCCGGTCTAGAACGCCAGCCAGAAGAAGCGCTCGATCTCGGTCTAGAACGCCAGCCAGGAGAGGGAGGTCACGATCCAGAACACCAGCACGACGACGATCTCGAAGTAGAAGTCTTGTGAGACGTGGAAGATCTCACTCTAGAACACCACAAAGAAGAGGACGATCTGGCTCATCCTCAGAGAGGAAGAACAAATCTAGAACATCTCAGAGGAGAAGCAGATCCAACTCAAGCCCAGAAATGAAAAAATCTCACGTTTCCTCAAGACGGAGCAGGTCTCTTTCTTCACCACGATCCAAAGCAAAATCTTTGAGGCGAAGCCTTTCAGGTTCCTCTCCATGTCCTAAACAAAAGTCACAGACACCAACCAGGCGAAGTCGTTCTGGTTCTTCACCACCTAAACAAAAGTCAAAAACACCACCAAGACAGAGTCGTTCAAATTCTCCTCAGCCTAAAGTAAAATCTGGAACACCACCAAGACCAGGGTCTGTAACAAACATGCAGGCTGATGAATGCACTGCAACACCACAGAGACAGAGCCATTCTGAATCATCACCTGATGGTGAGGTGAAATCAAGGACCCCATCAAGACAAAGCTGCTCTGGGTCTTCTCCTCGAGTGAAATCTAGCACACCTCCAAGACAGAGCCCATCTAGGTCGTCATCTCCACAACCCAAAGTGAAGACAGTGATATCACCAAGAGGAAGAAGCCATTCTAGCTCCTCTTCTCCAAGTCCTAGTAGAGTGACATCTAGGACACCTCAGAGGAAAAGCAGATCAATATCTCCTTGCCCCAAGGTAGACTCTAGATTAAGACATAGCCGTTCTAGATCCTCCTCACCAGATTCCAAGATGGAACTGGGAACACCACTGAGACACTCAGGATCTACATCTCCATATCTAAAAAGCATGCTCCAGACTCCACCAGATCAAAATCTTTCTGGATCAAAGTCACCCTGTCCCCAGAAGTCTAGGGATTCACCAACAGGAAGCTCTGGATCTTTTCACCTCTGTCCAGGTGTAACACCTAGTAGTATAGTACCAGGAGAGAGCTGTTTTAGCGCCTCATTTGTGCAACAAAAAGGACACACTCAAACTTGGCCAGATACTTCAAGTCCAGAAGTCATGCAGACTCAAGTGGAATCTCCATTGCTGCAGAGCAAATCCCAAACATCTCCTAAGGGTAGCCTTTCCAGATCTTCATCTCCAGTCACTGAGCTGACAGCCAGATCACCAGTAAAACAAGATAAAAGTGAAATATCAACAGATCCAAAGCTGAAGTCAGGAATGTCTCCTGAGCAGAGTAAGACTAAACCTGACTCTAGCATATATCCTTTAGTAGACTCTAAATCTTTTCTGGTGCAGAGCAGATTGGAGCCTTCTGAATTAAAAGAGAGACTGGGTTTAATTCAAGAGGATGTTGCATCATCTTGTATACCAAGAGACAAATTTAGTCCTACACAGGATAGGCCTGAGTCTTCCACAGTACTGAAAGTCACACCTAGAGTACTATTAAAAGAAAGAAGTGGAGCTGGCTCACCTCCAGGCAAAAGAGACCAAAAAAGTTTATTACCTAATTCAAGTCAAGATGAACTAATGGAAGTAGAAAAGTCTGAGCAACCTTTAAGCCAAGTTCTACCCAGTTTATCTCCAGAACATAAAGAAATGCCTGGAAGTAACATTGAGTCATCTCCTGAAGTAGAAGAAAGGCCTGCTGTATTGTCTGCTCTTGACCAAAGCCAGTCACAGCCTTCAAAAGCAGCAGAAACCCCTGCAGTGGCTTCATGTTGGAGTGGGCCACAAGTTTCTCCAGAGCATAAAGAACTATCTCATTCTCCCCCAAGGGAGAATAGCTTTGAGTCATCTTTAGAGTTTAAAAACTCAGGCCCTGTTTCAGAAGTAAATACTGGCTTTTCTCCTGAGGTTAAAGAAGAATTGAATGGATCATTCCTTAATCAAACAGAGGCAGATCCATCTGTGGACATGAAAGAACAGTCAAGGTCTTCCAGGCGAAGCAGTTCTGAGTTATCCCCAGAAGTAGTGGAAAAGGTAGGATTATTTTCAAGTCAGAAAGTATCTTCGCCTGTACTTGAGACTGTACAACAAAGAACACCTTCAAGAGAAAGAAGTAGTTCTGCATCTCCTGAACTGAAAGATGGTTTGCCTAGAACGCCATCTAGGAGAAGCCGGTCTGGGTCTTCTCCAGGACTTAGAGATGGGTCTGGGACTCCTTCTAGGCATAGCCTATCTGGGTCCTCTCCTGGGATGAAAGATACACCTCAAACCCCCTCCAGGGGACGAAGTGAATGTGACTCTTCTCCAGAACCAAAAGCATTGCCTCAGACTCCTAGAGCCCGAAGTCATTCTCCATCATCCCCAGAGCGCAACAACAAGAGTGTCACCCCtcagagagaaagaagtgggTCAGAATCATCAGTAGAACAGAAAAATCTGGCTAGGACCTCTCCGGGACAAAGAAGTCGATCTGGGTCTTCCCAAGAGCTTGATGGAAAGCCCAGCGCGTCCCCACAGGAAAGAAGTGAGTCAGACTCTTCTCCAGATTCCAAACCCAAGACTCGGACTCCTCTCAGACAGAGGAGTCACTCTGGATCATCTCCAGAGGTTGACAGCAAATCTCGACACTCACCCAGGCTCAGTAGGTCTGGCTCATCTCCGGAAATGAAAGATAAGCcaagagtgctacagagggctcAGAGTGGTACTGATTCTTCTCCTGAACACAAGATACCTGCTCCTCGGGCCCTGCCCAGGCATAGTAGATCAGGTTCATCAAGCAAAGAGAGAGGTCCTTCCCCTGAAGGAAGCAGTAGTTCTGAGTCTTCTCCAGAACACGCCCCCAAATCCAGAACTGCTCGAAGAGGTTCCAGGTCCTCAATAGAGCCAAAGACAAAGTCTCACACACCACCTCGACGCCGGAGCTCTCGATCATCTCCTGAGCTAACCAGGAAGGCTAGAGTCTCTCGTAGAAGCCGGTCTGCCTCCTCATCACCAGAAATCCGCTCCAGAACTCCACCAAGACGCAGAAGAAGTCCTTCAGTATCTTCACCAGAGCCAACTGAAAAGTCAAGGTCTTCACGGAGGAGGCGCTCAGTTTCTTCTCCCCGTACCAAGACAACTTCGAGGAGAGGACGGTCTCCTTCACCCAAACCTCGTGGACTCCAAAGATCCCGATCCCGCTCACGGAGAGAGAAAACCAGAACAACCCGACGCAGAGATAGATCTGGATCATCTCAGTCAACATCTCGAAGAAGACAGAGGAGCCGGTCTAGATCACGAGTTACTCGGAGACGGAGGGGTGGCTCTGGTTACCATTCAAGATCACCTACCAGACAGGAGAGTTCTCGAACCTCCTCTAGACGCAGAAGAGGCCGCTCCCGGACACCCTTGACCAGTCGGAAGCGATCTCGATCAAGAACATCACCAGCTCCTTGGAAGCGCTCTAGATCTCGAGCCTCACCAGCTACTCATCGGCGGTCCAGGTCCAGAACACCACTGATAAGCCGACGTAGGTCCAGATCTCGGACCTCACCTGTGAGTAGGAGACGGTCAAGGTCAGTGAATAGGCGTAGATCTCGATCAAGAGCATCCCCAGTGAGTCGAAGGCGATCCAGGTCCAGAACACCACCAGTAACTCGTCGTCGTTCAAGATCCAGAACACCAACTCGCCGTCGTTCTCGTTCTAGGACTCCTCCAGTGACTCGCAGAAGGTCCAGATCCAGGACTCCACCAGTAACCAGGAGGCGATCTAGAAGCAGAACTTCACCTGTTACTAGAAGAAGATCAAGATCCAGGACATCCCCAGTCACCCGGAGAAGATCGAGATCTCGAACATCTCCAGTCACCCGGAGGCGGTCCCGTTCCCGAACCTCTCCAGTGACAAGACGACGCTCCAGGTCTCGAACTCCGCCAGCAATTCGAAGACGATCTAGGTCTCGGACACCACTGTTGCCACGCAAGCGCTCTCGAAGCCGCTCACCACTTGCTATCCGCCGCCGTTCTAGGTCTCGTACTCCTAGGGCAGCTCGAGGCAAGCGGTCCTTAACAAGATCTCCTCCAGCCATTCGTAGGCGGTCTGCATCTGGAAGTAGTTCTGATCGTTCACGTTCTGCCACTCCTCCAGCAACAAGGAATCATTCTGGATCTCGGACACCTCCTGTAGCACTCAGTAGCTCTAGAATGAGTTGCTTTAGCCGTCCTAGCATGTCACCAACTCCTCTTGACCGATGTAGATCACCTGGAATGCTTGAACCCCTTGGAAGCGCTAGAACGCCCATGTCTGTGCTACAGCAAACAGGTGGCTCCATGATGGATGGTCCAGGTCCTCGGATTCCTGATCACCCAAGATCATCTGTTCCAGAAAACCATGCTCAGTCTAGAATTGCACTTGCCTTGACAGCCATCAGTCTTGGTACTGCCCGGCCACCTCCATCCATGTCTGCTGCTGGCCTTGCTGCAAGAATGTCCCAGGTTCCAGCACCTGTACCTCTCATGAGCCTTAGAACAGCCCCAGCTGCTAACCTTGCCAGCAGGATTCCAGCAGCATCTGCAGCAGCTATGAACCTTGCTAGTGCCAGGACATCTGCTATTCCGGCATCTGTGAACCTTGCTGACTCAAGAACACCAGCTGCTGCTGCAGCTATGAACTTAGCCAGCCCTAGAACAGCAGTGGCTCCTTCAGCTGTGAACCTTGCAGATCCTCGAACCCCTGCAGCTTCAGCTGTGAACCTAGCAGGAGCTAGAACACCAGCTGCATTAGCAGCTTTGAGTCTCACAGGCTCTGGGACACCTCCAACTGCTGCAAATTACCCCTCCAGTTCCAGAACACCCCAGGCTCCAACCCCCGCAAACCTGGTGGTGGGTCCTCGATCTGCGCATGGCACAGCTCCTGTGAATATTGCTGGCTCTAGAACCCCTGCAGGCTTGGCTCCCACAaatctctccagttccaggatGGCTCCAGCATTGTCTGGTGCAAACCTCACCAGTCCCAGGGTGCCCCTTTCTGCTTATGATCGTGTTAGTGGCAGAACCTCACCTTTAATGCTTGATCGAGCCAGGTCCAGAACACCACCATCTGCCCCAAGCCAGTCTAGAATGACCTCTGAGCGTGAGCGggctccttcccctgcttcaagAATGGTTCAGGCTTCTTCGCAATCTCTTCTCCCTCCTGCACAGGATCGGCCTCGGTCCCCTGTGCCATCTGCTTTTTCAGACCAATCTCGTTCAGTTGTCCAGACCACTCCTGTAGCAGGGTCTCAGTCCCTTTCATCCGGGACAGTAGCGAAGTCCACATCCTCTGCTAGTGACCACAATGGCATGCTTTCTGGCCCTGCCCCTGGGATATCCCATGCTGAAGGTGGggagccacctgcctctactgGGGCCCAGCAGCCTTCTACATTGGCTGCTCTGCAACCAGCTAAGGAACGTCGgagctcttcctcctcttcatcatcatctagctcctcctcctcttcatcatcttcatcgtcatcctcctcttcctctggctCCAGTTCTAGTGATTCAGAGGGTTCCAGCCTTCCAGCTCAACCTGAGGTGGCACTGAAAAG ggttcccagccccaccccagtcCCAAAGGAGGCTATTAGAGAGGGACGTCCTCAGGAACCAACCCCGGCCAAAAGGAAGAGGCGCTCTAGCAGCTCCAgttccagctcctcctcctcctcctcttcctcttcttcctcttcctcctcctcctcatcttcctcctcctcttcttcctcttcttcctcctcttcttcctcctcttcctcctccccctcccctgctaaGCCTGGCCCTCAGGCATTACCCAAACCTGCAAGCCCCAAGAAGCCACCCCCTGGCGAGAGGAG